ctgttgtgattggtgagggggtagggacaggcttagggcgtcagggggttccccggaggcatcttccttggggggctcaacccggggtagcggtcacgtccggttgggggctctgttggctctcaggtgactgtttcctcgcggctgcgtgcagcggggctaggggagggtctgtgctgacggacgtgggttactgacctggcaacctggctgcccctgggtgggtccgggatgggcgtgaggttctgggggcgctccgtctctgggctggggcccgggccggacctcgggggcttgggtcctggttggtgtgttgccggggttgtgggcgggtgggtgcatgggggcccggccctggagcagggtgccgccggtgcgtcgaaccgcctggggggctcttcatctggtgggggggatggtcacatcttgcaggagctttcttctcttcaggaactctctgcgggagggggagatacaggagaggtggaggaagatctcagcctgggcgtttaccgtcttatgtagtctggaagatgtgtggatggtggggtgggtgcagttttctctgtggtggggttgggtggactgtccagggctctgtggagccggagggcgctactgcactgggccccggtctgatgggcctgggccccccttccctggcgggtcgcggagggtgggagtgcctactggggtcagcgggggagctggccccagggaggggttacctgcccctcccttccttccctccccatctccagctgcctccctcttcccgctcctccacaaccacccacacatgcagggccttggagtgggggtatgtcaccagggtgcagaggaggctacccccccctgtccccttctggctgcctctgcctcaattttatcccacaacttagacattcacattattcacactctcattacacatacatataggatcttgggggtgggcacaatcacggagtccaatttaccatcagggtgtatacctcacccctgacgtcgttgcccacctctcaattttaaatacacttagtcattgagggctagcaggagggactatgcgcttacctgctgctccatggcaggtagctccatgccctcctgggttttaattgcaccttagaacacatatgcatcaacactacaatgagcatCGCCCATCTTTACCTTTTGATACTTTCTTTCAAACTCTTAAAAAAGCACATATGTCAGCTCATTAAAATTAAGAGAAAATTAATTATAGTGAAGACTTCAGACTGGTTTGTGAACTGCAGCATCATGCAGGAGAGCCAGAGTTATAATTTTAAGGTACCATCCCAACAAGAATTCTTTATTGAGGTTTTAAAATACCTGGTTGCTAAAACATAATTGCATTTTCTGTCTAGGTCCCATCAGGTGAACTGAAACAATTGAGAAGTGATCTTTGAACTGGCCTCAAAAGTCACTATCACATGCCTGTATGATTTGTCAAAAGAgtcatttattttgaaggacAGTGAAATCCTTTGCAAAACGTCAAACAGCTCTGACCGCTTCACCTCCTCCGTAACAATTTAAATACTGGAGATTTTCAGTGGAGTTGACACCGCAAGATAACACAATTCTCATTGTTTCCTGGTACACTTGTGGCTCTAACTGCTGAAATGTAACATCTCCAATattgaatacagactttaaTTGGGTAGTTGTGCATGTGGGAGAGGTGATTGCAGGAGAATTGTGTTTCACTCCCCCAAAACCTCTTATATCTCAAGTTTCAAACACAGTAAAAtcggcaaataaaaaaaaagatcaatacCCCCAGGTATGAAGAAAAAACAGGCAGTGGCATCAGGAATCAAGAAGAGGTTTTCCTTCACGACTATTGCTTTGACTGACAGCATTTGTCAATTAATGCCAGTAAACAGAGTTGATCTTCTGATCCTTGTTCATACTCATGTCCAAATAACACTCAGCATTTCTGAAACAAGGTTGTGAGACAGGCACTACAGTGGTACAGTCTGGTCTCACTGGAGGAAGGGTGAGGGGCTGCTTTGCATCCTCAGGACTTCCTGTTTGGGGTGTGCTCcagtttgcacatttctgaCTTATTGACTTTATTCTAAAGATCCATTCAACAGAACCACAATTCTGTCTTTCAGCAGCACATTTAGCAAGTGCTTTGCAGTAGATATAATCGCCCACCAGATGGCGACAAAATGTGACACACAGTGAGCTGAGgcgcgcgtgcacacacacaagcacatacaTGAACCCAGAGCACTCATTTTGTAACTTAAGATTATCCttaataattaatgatttacTGGATACCCGACACTCAGCAACATTGGACCTTTTAAACAGCGTAGTTTTGAGTGAAAAAATCGGATGATGTAGCAATTCCGTGTTCGTGAAGTTGATGTAAAACTAAACGTATAGGAggaaattatttaataataattaataataattgttaAAAAACGCTACTATGACTCCCAGTAACTCTATGCCTAGACTTTATAGAAAGTGAGATGGACCTTTTATGTTCCAGCCAGATAAGACATATTGGTATCCTGAGAATATTTGCACAGCCACATTACTATGTCAAATATACCATTaaacattttatgcttttactTGTATTTAAGTTTGAAAATGCTCTTAGCCTGCCTACCTTATTTGCTTGAAGTGAGAAGTAGAACTctttgggttaaataaataaataaataaataaataaataaataaacaatttgcagtttgtatttaaaatcatttttctacGTTAACCATGCCAGGAATTAACATTAATGTTTTAGGTATGATAAAATATGCACTTAGGAGTAGCTAATTGAGATTGGTAAACTGAGCATGCGCCTCGGCAATCCCATGGCAACCACGTTTGGAACGAAGGCATGACATAACGTAACCTACGTAAAACAAATGCGTACAGACTTCAACGTAGAGCCCCATTCTGGCTAGTAGTTAAGTATTTACGTTAACTAATTACgagttttttatttaactttattaacatAATTCACGTATGTGCACTACAAAGTGGGACCAAGGGGAAATTACTTCACGTAATATATACGGAAAGCCACGGTAGTCTCCTCTTTTCACCCGGAAGGACAGGTTAGCGGAGAGGAAGCTCTTCTCGTGCTCAAAATGCGGACTGGGGACGCTGATTGTGTTTCCAACTCAGTCGCTTACAAGAAGTTCTTCTCTAAGTGTTTAGAACAATAAAAAGGGACCTGTTTGGATTGCTTACATTGTGGATACATTTCGTAAGAAAATGTAGGTATGTATGCTTTTTCAGAGGCTCTCAAGTACAGTCAGTCAGTGTTAGTCATTATTTTAATCCCAGCTCGTAGTGTATTATTCGTATCTTATAACTTTGATTGTAGCATCATCACTGAGGATACAAAACACGAGGAAACAATCTTTATATTAATGTATCTCTGACAGACATGGAGTTTCTCCCAGTCCTTGATCCTCAACATAAACCCGAAGAAGGAATATGGTTAGTGAGTTGAAGTACTTTCAGTGCacttgtgattttaaaaagagtATAACATTGGATGTAGCCTGTGGTTAAAATTTTTCTGTTGCTAATAGGTATTCTTTGAGACCCAGGGGAAGTGCTCCAGGTGTTAGTGTTGGTCACACCTGTATATTCACTCCATCTGAAGATGGAGGAAAAGGGAGACTCCTTATTATTGGAGGAGCCAATCCCAGTGGCAGTTTCTCAGATTCGCACATCATAAATCTAggtaaaaattatatatatatatatatatatatatatatatatatatatatatatatatatatatatatatatatatacacacacactgtaaaagcTGGctctggatatatatatatatatatattcagagCCAGCTTTTACAGTATTATGACCTCAGTATACCTCTGTATTTTATAATATAGTTATCAGGCTTGTGTTTTACAGGCTTTAATGGGACGTCTTTTTTAATTATGACAAGAAGCTAAAGTTATCATCAGCCATCAGACTGATATTATATaactttctttgcatttttgtttttgtatggaCCAGACAATCATGGCTGGGACATTGCTGAGTGGGAGGGTTTGGAGGCAAGGTATGAACACTGCACATTTGTAACAAAGAGCTGCCTCCAGAGCCTGTGGGTGTTTGGGGGTGCACAGCACACTGGAGATCGCACCTGTATCCAAAATGTACAGGTGGCAGGTAAATCCTATTTTAACCTAACCTAGTAATCTGATGGGTTTTCACAAATGAGCAAAGTTTCACTTAGATTTCTTGTTGCCCTGTGAAACCATGGCTGTGAAAACCTTGAAAACTTGTAGTCTGTAACCATACATGATCATATAAATAGATCACACGATATAATGAATATCCACAAATCTTTTCCATTATGTGTGTGTCTAGACAGTAACCCTCGCTGGAATACTGTAGTGACAAATGGGACACCCCCCAGTCCCAGGACATACCACACCACCTCAGCCTGCCTTGGGGACgggctttttgtgttttctggtgGGGAAATAGGATCTGCGCCTGTCTCAGACTCCAAACTTCATGACTTTGGTAAAGGTTTGTGTCAAATAAACCTGCTTCTTATTGCAGTGCTTTACATTAACATCACCTGACAGTATTTCAGAAGTTATCTGCTTCAGAGATGAAATTTTGTTATTTCTTCCGGGTTTTGATGTGAAAACTGAAATAGCTGATTGGGTGCCGTGTCTAAGATATTGATTGATCTATTTGTATTGGACATCTATGTAAATTGCTGAGTTGAATTTTCATCATAAATAGTAATCTTATGCTTTCTCAATCGTCAATGGTTGCTTTAtataataatgttttaaaaataaggaCAAAAAATCTATAAAGAGAGGATATTAGAAAACATATCAATTCACTGGGCTACATATCTATCTGTGGATGTCTCCACAATCAAACCTGTTAAATTATTTAACAGAGTAGGGCACcaataaatgaaatgcaaagGTTGTATTCATTTCACTGACAGCAGTTTAAAATAATGTGTAAAATAATTGATAGTGTAAAagacaatgaaaaaataaagtgggattttttttatcatatgcTTCAAAAATATGTACGTTTAATTTACAGCATTACAAAGTATTTGCTACTCTAGGAAGATCAGATGTGAAATCAGAGTAAAAGTCACGAGATCAAATAGAGATAATGTCATTAAATTTGAACTTTCATAGTTCATAGTTgaatttcatatattttacatttctcaTTCATGCGAGCGCAGTTTCGCCAGAATGGATTAAGAACGGTGGCCGTCTGAAAATAATTCCAGgggtcaaaatgtattttagttATTTTCAGTAAAGACATTTTGATGCAGTAGAGGTTCATTAACACTAGAGCCAAGCAACAATTTTAAGCGTCAGCTTTTTAGATTCAGTGATTTGAAGTTTAGTaaattttgtttctttatttcttttgggAGCATTTTGGCTGTAGACCTTTTTAATTAGCTGAAACTTAGCCTTGACTCCATATGGTCAAATAGCATTTCTATTCCACAGCTTAGAATGGCTTTTAGGtcaaatttcatttttactgaatCATGTGAGAAAATTATGGAAAACCTGGTActgaattgttttaaaaatgtcttattaTTATAATTCTTTGGTTTTCATCACTTTTGGTGTCTTAGATGCTCTCATGACTAAACCTCTAtatcaggggtccccaatcccagtccacgagggccggtgtccctgcaggttttagatctcaccctgggtcaacacacctgaatcacatgatcagttcattaccaggcctctggagaacttcaagacatgttgagaaggtcatttatccatttaaatcagctgtgttggatcaaggaaacatctaaaacctgcagggacaccggccctcgtggactgggattggggaccccctgctctatatgtatattataaacagtgttggggagtaacggaatacatgtaccggcgttatgcatgtaaaatacaaaatatgagtaattgtattccattacagttaccctttaaaagggtggtattcagaatacagttactttgttgaaacaaatggattacacggtggtcttttcctgtttcatatgttaggctatgccctctctatttttggtaattccacgccagtggaaacccaaacaaaacacgcattaagaggctctaatgcctgtgtgtCAATCTCGCGGACTATGTAACCCCTACTTGCGACCCGCATAAtgacatgaagaaatatttttaaaaattggtcaagaaattatttaatatgaaggcaataggcagtgATAGaggcatcgccctaaagaatgtagcctcatgggcagtgtagtccgtgctgcagggagaatggactgccatacccgttatgtgtctgtgagcgagggagggagaaaaaggagagtggaaaagtacgagttgtcccTGAGCAGAAACtggagatggaagcatgtaaatatagtATAGCTAGATTTcaggctacgagcccgacacagaacccgacgtattagccagagttCCCTTTACTATGGTTCGGAGCCGGGGACCTATTTTATATACACAtgaaatagttttctatacgagatcgctgcaaaaactgcagccttacctaatgtccaccctactgttactcattttatattaagattctAAAAtgtagttggtattggtatggcgagtagccttcagtaataaatcacacagcaagagtacattcatgtagttgtaaaaaccataataatatattaagtaatccaaagtattcaaaaatatgttactctcattgagtaacgtaatggaatatgttacaaaaatacattttggggcatgtactctgtaatctgtagtggaatacattttagaagtaaccttcccaatgctgattataaaaacagaaaaaaaaaaaaaacacacataacagACATAATTGATATATGATGCAAACAATTAAGTGAATGTATGCActcattattcattcactggTAGGTACAGAAAGATCTAGTGCTGAGGAAATAACATATGTCACTGTTCGACATATTTCTCGTCTGTGATTgagattttcaaaatgaaaatccATATTCTTATGTTTCTTTCATGTTTCACTATTGACAATTGCTATGAAAAGCGTATAtgcttatataaaaataatcttttttccGTCCATCTCTTCTGTGTAAATCTGTTGCAGTTTCTTCTACTTGGTCCCAACCTGAAACACAAGGCAGGCACCCTCCAGCCAGACATGGTCACATCATTGTAGCGGTGGATTCAAAGATCTACATTCATGGGGGCATGGCTGGAGACAAATTCCACAACGATATGTATTCTCTTGATTCAAGTAAGACTGTCCACATCTGTGATTCACAAAGGAAGCACTTTGTATttcaacacacatgcatcataCATATTCAGAGTATCACTGCATTGCACTGGGATGATATAAAAATATCTGTTAAATTATCTTTAAAGGGAACGTGAAGTGGGAGAAAGTGCAGGCCAAAGGAGATATTCCACCAGGAGTAGCTGCCCACTCAGCTGTTGTGCTGGGCAAAAATATCTACATCTTTGGAGGGATGACAGCAGATGGAGCAAGCAACTCCATGTACAGATTTAACACTGGTACACTGTCTTTaagccaatttttttttaaccctataTAAATACGGTATTTTAGTTGTTTACAAACATCCAAGTatgattgtttttatattttctgctTGCAGACAAATGTAGATGGCTCCTAATGAAATTCAAAGGAGCTCTGCCACCAAAACGTCTTGACCACTCCATGTGTATATTTCCCTGGACGGTGTGTGATGATGGGAATCCAGAGGAGGAAGCCAACGGACCAGCACCCCCTGAGCCAATAAACCTGTTATTTGTATTTGGAGGCATGAATACTCTGGGTACCATATATAATGACTGTATTGTGACTgttgtcaaataaaaaaaataaaaaataaa
This Astatotilapia calliptera chromosome 7, fAstCal1.2, whole genome shotgun sequence DNA region includes the following protein-coding sequences:
- the rabepk gene encoding rab9 effector protein with kelch motifs — translated: MEFLPVLDPQHKPEEGIWYSLRPRGSAPGVSVGHTCIFTPSEDGGKGRLLIIGGANPSGSFSDSHIINLDNHGWDIAEWEGLEARYEHCTFVTKSCLQSLWVFGGAQHTGDRTCIQNVQVADSNPRWNTVVTNGTPPSPRTYHTTSACLGDGLFVFSGGEIGSAPVSDSKLHDFGKVSSTWSQPETQGRHPPARHGHIIVAVDSKIYIHGGMAGDKFHNDMYSLDSRNVKWEKVQAKGDIPPGVAAHSAVVLGKNIYIFGGMTADGASNSMYRFNTDKCRWLLMKFKGALPPKRLDHSMCIFPWTVCDDGNPEEEANGPAPPEPINLLFVFGGMNTLGTIYNDCIVTVVK